A region of Candidatus Liberibacter africanus PTSAPSY DNA encodes the following proteins:
- a CDS encoding NADH-quinone oxidoreductase subunit C, with protein MVDTFGCSVKFAVNSVGELCLHVGCDDLVSLCIFLRDDPNCCFVNIVDLCGVDFLSRPSRFEVVYHFLSPTYNRRIRVKVEVAEGEHVPSITGVYPGADWFEREVWDMYGIHFKGHPDLRRILTDYGFEGHPLRKDFPVTGFVELRYDNDAKKVVYSPVELMQEHRDYDFLSPWEG; from the coding sequence ATAGTTGATACTTTTGGTTGTTCTGTGAAATTCGCCGTTAATTCAGTAGGAGAATTGTGTCTTCATGTTGGTTGCGATGATCTAGTTTCGCTTTGTATTTTTCTGCGAGATGATCCGAATTGCTGTTTTGTAAATATTGTGGATTTGTGTGGTGTAGACTTTTTAAGTCGTCCTAGTCGTTTTGAAGTGGTTTATCATTTTTTATCGCCAACCTATAATCGTCGTATACGAGTGAAAGTGGAGGTTGCTGAAGGAGAGCATGTTCCTTCTATAACAGGTGTTTATCCTGGAGCAGATTGGTTTGAGCGTGAAGTGTGGGATATGTATGGTATTCACTTTAAAGGTCATCCTGATTTGCGACGTATTTTAACAGATTATGGTTTTGAAGGTCATCCTCTGCGCAAGGATTTTCCAGTGACTGGCTTTGTGGAATTGCGTTATGACAATGATGCTAAAAAGGTTGTTTATAGCCCTGTAGAATTGATGCAAGAACACCGCGATTATGATTTTTTGTCTCCTTGGGAGGGTTAA